A part of Acaryochloris sp. CCMEE 5410 genomic DNA contains:
- a CDS encoding calcium-binding protein codes for MKTAYTNGSDANDKLQGTDIRDIMNGFDGDDSLHGEGGNDRLNGGTGNDYLDAGSGNDYAFGGGGNDTLAGRNGNDRLFGGSVTTELRVGEVTTS; via the coding sequence ATGAAAACTGCATACACAAACGGTAGTGATGCCAATGACAAGTTACAAGGCACCGATATCAGGGATATTATGAACGGTTTCGATGGTGACGATTCTCTTCATGGTGAAGGTGGAAACGACAGACTCAATGGAGGAACTGGCAATGATTATCTCGATGCTGGCAGCGGCAATGACTATGCATTTGGTGGGGGAGGTAACGATACTTTAGCGGGACGTAATGGTAACGATAGGTTGTTTGGGGGATCGGTAACGACAGAATTGCGGGTGGGAGAGGTAACGACTTCCTAA
- a CDS encoding calcium-binding protein, translating to MAGGRGNDFLSGWFGRDNISGDSGNDTILGGDGNDTLDGGLGQDSINGGAGNDLIEGGDGNDRLLGDAGDDTLRGGDGQNFLFGGIGNDLIEGGDAQDTLWGATGNDALSGFDGNDQLYGWFGNDELRGLNGDDILEGSTGDDTLWGGDGNDTMNGGEGDDRFYGGDLLFTGVNTGVDTLTSGSNADSDYFSTVSYNGTGYGIITDFDIVGIEYDTIAVSIPYSITYGSFAGDARIDTKIFEQGNANNTIVILQDVELSLASADKFII from the coding sequence ATTGCGGGTGGGAGAGGTAACGACTTCCTAAGCGGTTGGTTTGGTCGAGATAATATTAGCGGCGATAGTGGGAATGACACTATCCTCGGAGGTGATGGTAATGACACTCTAGATGGTGGCTTAGGGCAGGATTCGATTAATGGTGGTGCAGGTAATGACTTGATTGAAGGCGGGGATGGTAACGATCGATTGTTAGGTGATGCTGGTGATGATACTTTGCGAGGAGGTGATGGTCAGAACTTTCTATTTGGTGGCATTGGTAACGATCTCATTGAAGGCGGAGATGCTCAAGATACACTTTGGGGTGCTACTGGAAATGATGCTCTCAGTGGATTTGATGGAAATGACCAACTATATGGATGGTTTGGTAATGATGAGCTCCGTGGTTTAAACGGTGACGATATATTAGAAGGCTCAACAGGAGACGATACGTTGTGGGGGGGCGATGGCAACGACACAATGAACGGTGGTGAAGGTGATGATAGATTCTATGGAGGAGATTTGCTATTTACCGGAGTTAATACAGGAGTCGATACATTAACCTCAGGTAGTAACGCGGACAGCGATTACTTTAGCACCGTTTCATATAACGGCACTGGATATGGAATTATTACGGACTTTGACATTGTAGGAATAGAGTATGACACTATCGCTGTCTCGATACCTTATTCAATTACCTATGGCAGCTTTGCCGGCGACGCTAGAATTGATACTAAAATTTTCGAACAAGGGAATGCAAATAATACTATCGTTATCCTTCAAGATGTTGAGCTTTCTCTAGCGTCTGCTGATAAATTCATAATTTAG